The following proteins are co-located in the Pseudoalteromonas sp. N1230-9 genome:
- the glyQ gene encoding glycine--tRNA ligase subunit alpha produces the protein MQKYDVKTFQGLILALQDYWAQQGCVIAQPLDMEVGAGTFHPLTFLKSIGPEPMSSAYVQPCRRPTDGRYGENPNRLQHYYQFQVVLKPSPENIQELYLGSLAAVGIDTLTDEVRFVEDNWESPTLGAWGLGWEIWLNGMEVTQFTYFQQVGGLECSPVTGEITYGLERLAMYIQGVDSIYDLVWADGPMGRVTYGDVFHQNEVEQSAYNFEQADVEFLFAQFDHCEKESEKLIEAGLPLPAYEQVMKASHAFNLLDARHAISVTERQRYILRVRALSKACAQSYYDAREALGFPLCKD, from the coding sequence ATGCAAAAATATGACGTTAAAACCTTTCAAGGTTTGATCCTGGCTTTACAGGACTATTGGGCACAGCAAGGCTGTGTGATTGCTCAACCACTCGATATGGAAGTGGGAGCAGGGACATTTCATCCGTTAACTTTCTTAAAGTCAATTGGCCCTGAGCCAATGTCGAGCGCGTATGTTCAACCATGCCGCCGTCCAACTGATGGTCGTTATGGTGAAAACCCGAACCGTTTACAGCACTACTACCAATTCCAAGTAGTATTAAAGCCATCACCAGAAAACATCCAGGAGCTGTATTTAGGCTCATTAGCTGCTGTTGGTATCGATACACTAACTGATGAAGTTCGCTTTGTAGAAGACAACTGGGAGTCACCTACATTAGGTGCTTGGGGTCTAGGTTGGGAGATCTGGTTAAACGGCATGGAAGTAACTCAGTTCACTTACTTCCAACAAGTTGGTGGCTTAGAGTGCTCACCAGTGACCGGTGAAATCACTTATGGTCTTGAGCGTTTAGCAATGTATATACAGGGCGTAGATAGTATCTATGACCTAGTATGGGCAGACGGTCCTATGGGTCGTGTAACATACGGTGATGTATTCCATCAAAATGAAGTAGAGCAGTCAGCTTATAACTTCGAACAAGCGGATGTTGAGTTCTTATTTGCACAGTTTGATCACTGTGAAAAGGAAAGCGAAAAGCTAATTGAAGCAGGCTTACCATTACCCGCTTATGAGCAAGTAATGAAAGCATCACATGCGTTTAATTTATTAGACGCTCGTCACGCTATCTCAGTAACAGAACGTCAACGTTATATCTTACGTGTTCGTGCTTTATCAAAAGCATGTGCGCAAAGTTACTATGATGCCCGTGAAGCTCTTGGTTTCCCGCTTTGTAAGGATTAA